From Demequina lutea, a single genomic window includes:
- a CDS encoding ComEC/Rec2 family competence protein encodes MREHDARLMPAALASLVSCAYAGAQRQWDAVALGWGVSAVIAIALAVVAARLTRGAGRVRWRRWRDVASVCALACALTAVVMATAAARWHHDVPEWARSPTSGERVTIEGTVVSDSRPAGRDAWTGERRWSVAVEAVEACISPCADVRPVRMTVDVVGASGEAPRLGERVRVEGRASGSQDTRRVVTVWNARITPLNGSNRMLGVVASVRDSARGAATDLPDEVRGLALGMTIGDTAEMPAGLAAAMRTTGLTHLTAVSGSHFAIVTLALGWLLKRAIRPRPVRAVVLALAMSLLAALVLPEPSVLRALTMSLTVALGWWWGRPARALPALGAGLLVLLVAEPGLAGAIGLQLSVVAVIAIVVWSPRLAVVLGRWMLAPLARSVAVPLSAWLSCWPLLVALRPGVGPYAVPANLVSALAAFPVTVIGLLATVVSTLWSGGGAALMWAAGVCAWPVAWSARAFAAAPGAWIAWPLGAGGIALAAAVTGCVVLATATARLKVGFRLAAAIVAVVLAGTSPAWTVTVGPAMDDWRVVVCDVGQGDMMMVRVDSRSAVVIDTGPAGGAGASCLHRYGVTHVPLLVLTHPHADHDGAVTELAAVASIDGAWVSPAATRPGHDVGARDAASSGIPVSVPRQTDAWSQGDVSLAVLYPPASVANASTSSEINDASITVAIRAGPLTVLALGDLEEGGQRALARILGGPVVVDLVKVAHHGSASQSPVLASLITARVAAISVGAGNPYGHPAPETRALYASRALAVLTTEECGDIALGDSAVASGCPASMAG; translated from the coding sequence GTGAGGGAGCACGATGCGCGGCTGATGCCCGCGGCGCTCGCCAGCCTTGTCTCATGTGCCTATGCGGGCGCTCAACGACAGTGGGACGCGGTAGCCCTTGGTTGGGGTGTCTCGGCGGTCATCGCGATCGCCCTTGCGGTTGTCGCGGCGAGACTCACGCGGGGGGCGGGTCGCGTCCGGTGGCGACGCTGGAGGGATGTCGCGTCGGTGTGCGCGCTCGCTTGCGCGCTCACGGCCGTCGTGATGGCAACGGCGGCCGCGAGGTGGCATCACGACGTGCCCGAATGGGCTCGATCGCCCACGAGCGGCGAACGCGTCACGATCGAGGGCACCGTGGTCTCGGATTCCAGGCCTGCGGGCAGGGACGCGTGGACGGGCGAGCGGCGGTGGAGCGTCGCCGTAGAGGCAGTTGAGGCGTGCATTTCGCCATGCGCGGACGTGCGACCGGTGCGGATGACGGTAGATGTGGTCGGTGCCTCGGGAGAGGCTCCGCGGTTGGGCGAGAGGGTGCGCGTAGAGGGCCGCGCCTCGGGCTCGCAAGACACGAGGCGCGTCGTGACGGTGTGGAACGCCCGGATTACCCCTCTGAATGGGTCGAACCGGATGCTCGGGGTCGTCGCGTCTGTGCGGGATTCGGCTCGAGGCGCCGCGACCGACCTGCCAGACGAGGTCAGGGGACTCGCGTTGGGCATGACCATCGGGGACACGGCCGAAATGCCTGCAGGCCTCGCCGCGGCGATGCGCACGACGGGTCTGACTCACCTCACCGCGGTATCGGGTTCGCACTTCGCGATCGTCACCCTCGCGCTCGGGTGGCTGCTCAAGCGCGCGATTCGCCCACGGCCGGTTCGCGCCGTCGTGCTCGCCCTGGCGATGTCTCTGCTCGCGGCGTTGGTGCTGCCCGAGCCCTCCGTGCTGCGCGCATTGACGATGTCTCTCACCGTGGCGTTGGGTTGGTGGTGGGGCCGCCCGGCGCGGGCACTCCCTGCGCTTGGTGCGGGGCTGTTGGTGCTGCTGGTCGCCGAGCCGGGGCTCGCGGGTGCGATCGGCCTGCAATTGTCCGTCGTCGCCGTCATCGCGATCGTGGTGTGGTCGCCGCGACTGGCCGTCGTGCTGGGGAGGTGGATGCTCGCGCCACTCGCGCGCTCGGTAGCGGTGCCGCTGTCGGCGTGGCTCAGCTGTTGGCCGCTCCTGGTGGCGCTGAGGCCGGGTGTGGGCCCCTACGCAGTCCCTGCCAACCTGGTGTCCGCGCTCGCCGCGTTTCCCGTGACCGTGATAGGCCTCTTAGCCACCGTCGTCTCGACGCTGTGGTCCGGAGGCGGTGCGGCGCTCATGTGGGCGGCGGGCGTGTGCGCATGGCCCGTCGCGTGGTCGGCGAGAGCATTCGCTGCCGCACCTGGCGCGTGGATCGCTTGGCCCCTGGGAGCGGGAGGCATTGCGCTCGCCGCGGCCGTCACCGGCTGCGTCGTGCTCGCAACGGCCACCGCGCGCCTGAAGGTGGGGTTCAGGCTCGCCGCGGCCATCGTCGCGGTGGTGCTCGCCGGAACGAGCCCCGCGTGGACCGTCACCGTCGGACCCGCGATGGACGACTGGCGGGTGGTCGTGTGCGATGTGGGCCAAGGAGACATGATGATGGTGCGTGTCGATTCCCGCTCGGCGGTTGTCATCGACACGGGCCCCGCCGGTGGTGCGGGCGCCTCATGCCTGCACCGTTACGGCGTCACGCATGTGCCCCTGCTTGTTCTCACACATCCGCACGCGGATCACGACGGCGCGGTGACCGAGTTGGCAGCCGTCGCGTCGATCGATGGGGCGTGGGTGTCGCCCGCGGCAACTCGCCCTGGCCACGATGTCGGGGCGCGAGACGCGGCATCGTCCGGAATCCCCGTGAGCGTGCCGCGACAGACAGACGCATGGTCCCAGGGCGACGTGTCGCTCGCGGTTCTTTACCCGCCGGCCTCGGTCGCGAACGCCTCCACGTCGAGCGAAATCAACGACGCGAGCATCACCGTCGCCATTCGCGCGGGCCCGCTCACGGTCCTCGCACTCGGGGATCTCGAGGAGGGAGGTCAGCGGGCCCTTGCTCGAATCCTGGGAGGTCCGGTCGTCGTCGACCTCGTCAAGGTCGCGCATCACGGGTCCGCCTCTCAATCACCGGTGCTTGCGAGCCTCATCACGGCTCGCGTGGCGGCCATCAGCGTGGGTGCGGGTAACCCGTATGGTCACCCCGCTCCCGAAACACGGGCGCTCTACGCCTCTCGAGCGCTCGCGGTGTTGACCACGGAGGAATGCGGCGACATCGCGCTGGGCGACAGTGCTGTGGCGTCCGGTTGTCCGGCGAGCATGGCAGGCTAG
- the holA gene encoding DNA polymerase III subunit delta has product MAGPRSSARSDAPAWHRATPAPLVLVSGPEALFGARAVSLMIDAVRARDPELDVHRIEAATYRLGQLREAVSPSLFGGTAVVVIEGAESMSEDFLVDAIAYVSTPDPDAVVVIRHGGGNRGKRLLDAMRSASTPEYGCAAVTRDSDLVDFVASEFSRAGRKGSAAAARALVDSVGSDVSQLAAACAQLMNDVDGTINDAVVARYHGTRVNATGFAVADAAVTGDRAAALALVRHALETGVDPVPLVAALASKLRTLAKVGASRGRGLDPTRDLGIAPWQVDRARRELRTWNADRLAAAIEAVAAADHAIKGGDRAPAFSIERVVRIVADLAADA; this is encoded by the coding sequence GTGGCAGGCCCCCGATCATCCGCACGGTCCGACGCTCCGGCGTGGCACCGCGCCACACCGGCGCCCCTCGTCTTGGTGTCTGGGCCGGAGGCTCTCTTCGGTGCCCGCGCGGTCTCTTTGATGATCGACGCGGTACGCGCTCGCGACCCGGAACTCGACGTGCACAGGATCGAGGCGGCGACCTACAGGCTGGGCCAACTGCGCGAGGCGGTGAGTCCCTCGCTCTTTGGGGGCACCGCCGTGGTGGTGATCGAGGGCGCCGAATCGATGTCGGAAGACTTCCTCGTCGACGCGATTGCCTACGTCTCCACGCCCGACCCAGATGCCGTGGTCGTGATTCGGCACGGCGGCGGCAATCGAGGGAAACGACTCCTGGACGCGATGCGCTCTGCCTCAACGCCCGAATACGGGTGCGCGGCGGTCACGCGCGATTCCGACCTGGTCGACTTTGTCGCCTCGGAGTTTTCGCGAGCGGGCCGAAAGGGGTCCGCAGCGGCCGCGAGAGCGCTCGTCGACTCCGTCGGCTCGGATGTTTCGCAACTCGCTGCCGCGTGCGCCCAACTCATGAACGATGTCGACGGCACGATCAACGATGCTGTGGTGGCGAGGTATCACGGCACGCGCGTGAACGCGACGGGCTTTGCCGTAGCCGATGCCGCCGTGACGGGGGACAGGGCCGCGGCGCTCGCTCTGGTTCGGCACGCGCTGGAAACGGGTGTCGACCCGGTACCGCTCGTCGCCGCGCTTGCGTCGAAGCTCAGGACGCTTGCCAAGGTCGGCGCGTCGAGGGGTAGGGGACTCGACCCCACTCGGGATCTTGGCATTGCGCCGTGGCAGGTCGACAGGGCGCGCAGGGAGCTGCGCACGTGGAATGCGGATCGCCTGGCCGCTGCTATTGAGGCGGTGGCTGCGGCCGATCATGCGATCAAGGGCGGCGACCGGGCGCCGGCCTTTTCCATCGAGAGGGTCGTGCGGATCGTCGCGGACCTCGCTGCAGACGCCTAA
- the rpsT gene encoding 30S ribosomal protein S20, which translates to MANIKSQIKRIATNEKSRLRNVAVKSELKTHVRKVREAIATGDKVNAEVAFKKASVKLDKAASKGVIHENQAANRKSALAKQVGAL; encoded by the coding sequence GTGGCAAACATTAAGTCCCAGATCAAGCGCATCGCTACGAACGAAAAGTCGCGCCTGCGCAACGTTGCCGTTAAGTCGGAGCTGAAGACCCACGTCCGCAAGGTCCGTGAGGCCATCGCCACCGGTGACAAGGTAAACGCTGAGGTCGCGTTCAAGAAGGCGTCCGTCAAGTTGGATAAGGCCGCCTCGAAGGGCGTCATCCACGAGAACCAGGCCGCGAACCGCAAGTCGGCGCTCGCCAAGCAGGTCGGCGCGCTCTAG
- a CDS encoding type II toxin-antitoxin system PemK/MazF family toxin translates to MDPVLAVALIVVVGALSVLNRSKKRRGSTRPPRRTRPRPDNRQKPGSTTRSGNARRRAYPGDFTGTVRPEYSAALDGKADPGEIVWTWVPFEDDPNQGKDRPVLVIGRDGKWLLSLMLTSKDHDRDAADEARWGRRWLDIGAGTWDRQERPSEVRLDRVIRVHPDDVRREGAIMARPLFDRITRSL, encoded by the coding sequence ATGGACCCGGTTTTGGCTGTCGCGCTGATCGTCGTTGTCGGCGCACTATCGGTGCTCAACCGGTCCAAAAAGCGCCGCGGCTCGACCAGGCCACCGCGCCGCACTCGACCACGCCCTGACAATCGACAAAAGCCCGGCTCCACCACCCGATCAGGGAACGCGAGGCGCCGCGCATATCCGGGAGACTTCACCGGAACCGTGCGACCCGAGTACTCCGCTGCGCTAGACGGCAAGGCCGACCCCGGCGAAATCGTGTGGACCTGGGTGCCGTTCGAGGATGACCCGAACCAGGGCAAGGACCGCCCGGTTCTGGTCATCGGCAGGGACGGAAAATGGTTGCTGTCCCTCATGCTGACCTCGAAAGACCATGACCGCGACGCCGCAGACGAGGCCCGCTGGGGCCGCAGGTGGCTGGACATTGGCGCAGGTACGTGGGACCGTCAAGAGCGTCCGAGCGAGGTGCGCCTCGATCGCGTCATCAGGGTTCACCCCGACGATGTGCGCAGAGAAGGGGCAATTATGGCCCGACCCCTGTTCGACCGAATCACGCGCTCGCTCTAG
- a CDS encoding putative bifunctional diguanylate cyclase/phosphodiesterase produces the protein MAKGSDMFALTFRDSPIGMALLDSSGQYVEVNDAFGRILGRPADHFRGRHFGEYTHTDDLPRDIELMAQLSRGELPFYQVHKRLLHREGDTIWARVTVSDTVAEEDPRGHHYVAQVEDVTEIRRARDLLERRALYDHLSGLANRTLLMERLERALETHEPRAATVACIFLDVDHFKMVNDSLGHDAGDSLLVEISQRIQDAVRSADTVARLGGDEFVVVLEDVMDIESATAVMHSITDAIRQPFTIGVHELAPTVSAGLAMATRGITAESLIRNADIAMYAAKQGGRDRAELFDASMREVAMTRLSIESELRTAIRDGELVVYYQPVVDLETREIVAFEALVRWQHPQRGLLLPDEFIPISEDANLVIPLGAIVLQEACKFLVDRPHFTGRVFVNVSTRQIGTADLSRVVRDTLAATGANARQLGIEITESGMLMATAAARADLKALVDMGIELILDDFGTGYSSLSSVLQNPVAGLKLAREFTLRLGDKGTGDRISTAVAALSRSLDMFGIIEGIETEAQFAMARRHGWPLAQGFLFGHAVPPSEIALGLPEAPTPAIDPVEPSDFDSDLAVQPWWARSAANY, from the coding sequence GTGGCAAAGGGTAGTGACATGTTTGCGCTCACCTTCAGGGACTCCCCCATTGGCATGGCGCTTCTTGATTCGTCAGGCCAGTATGTCGAGGTCAACGACGCCTTCGGCCGCATCCTTGGCAGGCCTGCCGACCACTTCAGGGGCCGTCACTTCGGCGAGTACACCCACACCGACGACCTGCCCAGGGACATCGAACTCATGGCGCAACTCTCCCGAGGTGAGTTGCCGTTCTACCAGGTACATAAGCGCCTGCTCCATCGGGAAGGCGACACGATCTGGGCCCGTGTAACGGTGTCAGACACGGTCGCAGAAGAAGACCCCCGCGGCCACCACTACGTGGCGCAGGTCGAAGATGTCACGGAGATCCGCCGCGCGCGCGACCTGCTCGAACGCCGTGCGCTCTACGACCACTTGAGCGGACTCGCGAATCGCACCCTGCTGATGGAACGCCTCGAGCGGGCCCTAGAGACCCACGAGCCTCGCGCCGCAACCGTCGCGTGCATCTTCTTGGATGTCGACCACTTCAAGATGGTCAACGACTCCTTGGGCCACGACGCAGGCGACTCGCTCCTCGTCGAGATCTCGCAACGCATTCAGGACGCGGTCCGCAGCGCCGACACCGTCGCGCGGCTTGGCGGGGACGAGTTCGTCGTCGTCCTTGAAGACGTCATGGACATCGAGTCGGCCACCGCCGTCATGCACTCCATCACCGACGCCATCCGCCAACCCTTCACCATCGGCGTGCACGAGCTAGCGCCCACCGTGTCCGCGGGCCTCGCGATGGCCACTCGTGGGATCACCGCTGAGTCCCTCATCCGCAACGCCGACATTGCGATGTACGCCGCCAAGCAAGGCGGTCGCGACCGCGCGGAACTGTTCGACGCCTCGATGCGCGAAGTGGCGATGACGAGGCTATCCATCGAGTCGGAGTTGCGTACCGCCATTCGCGACGGAGAGCTCGTCGTGTACTACCAGCCCGTCGTCGACCTGGAGACTCGCGAAATCGTCGCCTTCGAGGCGCTCGTGCGCTGGCAGCACCCGCAACGCGGACTGCTCCTTCCCGACGAGTTCATCCCCATTTCCGAGGACGCCAACCTGGTGATTCCGTTGGGCGCCATCGTGCTTCAGGAGGCGTGCAAGTTCCTGGTCGACCGCCCGCACTTCACGGGACGCGTGTTCGTCAACGTGTCGACGCGCCAAATCGGCACCGCAGATCTGAGCCGGGTCGTGCGAGACACTCTCGCCGCCACGGGGGCGAACGCGAGGCAACTCGGGATCGAAATCACCGAGTCCGGAATGCTCATGGCGACCGCCGCCGCACGCGCCGACCTGAAGGCCCTCGTCGACATGGGCATCGAGCTCATCCTGGACGACTTTGGGACCGGATATTCGTCACTGTCCTCCGTGCTGCAGAATCCCGTCGCGGGGCTCAAACTGGCACGCGAATTCACGTTGAGGCTCGGCGACAAGGGCACAGGAGACCGCATCTCGACCGCGGTCGCCGCGCTCTCCAGGTCACTCGACATGTTCGGAATCATCGAAGGCATCGAGACCGAGGCCCAGTTCGCGATGGCCCGTCGCCATGGCTGGCCGCTCGCCCAAGGTTTCCTCTTTGGCCACGCCGTGCCCCCCTCCGAAATTGCCTTGGGGCTTCCCGAGGCACCGACCCCCGCAATCGACCCGGTCGAGCCTTCCGACTTCGACTCAGACCTCGCGGTCCAGCCGTGGTGGGCTCGATCGGCGGCAAACTACTAG
- the lepA gene encoding translation elongation factor 4, whose protein sequence is MPTSSIEPSSTSPDLIRNFCIIAHIDHGKSTLADRMLGITGVVDARAARAQYLDRMDIERERGITIKSQAVRMPWHVEGKAFALNMIDTPGHVDFTYEVSRSLAACEGAVLLVDAAQGIEAQTLANLYLAMENDLTIIPVLNKIDLPSAEPDRYAAELSQLIGCDADDVLRTSGKTGEGVGALLDRVVRDIPAPVGDADAPTRAMIFDSVYDSYRGVVTYVRVIDGALKPREKIAMMSTHATHDLLEIGVISPEPVPTKGLGVGEVGYLITGVKDVRQSKVGDTVTLAARRATQSLPGYREPRPMVYSGLFPLDGSDFPLLRDALDKLQLNDASLVYEPESSVALGFGFRCGYLGLLHLEIVRDRLEREFNLELISTAPNVVYEVQMEDGKIFTVTNPSEFPDGKINEVREPIVKATILVPSEFIGTVMELCQERRGTMGTMNYLSETRVEMHYTLPLAEVVFDFFDQLKSRTRGYGSLDYEPDGDQAADLVKVDILLQSEPVDAFSAVVHKDAAYKYGLSMVGKLKDLIDRQQFEVPIQAAIGSRIIARETIRAMRKDVLAKCYGGDISRKRKLLEKQKAGKKRMKNIGSVEVPPEAFIAALSTSDDASDKGKKK, encoded by the coding sequence GTGCCCACATCCTCCATTGAACCGTCATCCACCTCGCCGGACCTGATTCGCAACTTCTGCATCATCGCCCACATCGACCATGGCAAGTCGACGTTGGCGGACAGAATGCTTGGTATCACCGGCGTCGTTGACGCGCGCGCGGCGAGGGCACAGTACCTCGACCGCATGGACATCGAGCGCGAGCGTGGGATCACTATCAAGTCGCAAGCGGTGCGCATGCCGTGGCACGTCGAGGGCAAGGCCTTCGCCCTCAACATGATCGACACGCCTGGCCACGTCGACTTCACGTATGAGGTGTCGCGTTCGCTCGCCGCATGCGAGGGCGCGGTGTTGCTCGTGGACGCGGCGCAGGGGATCGAGGCGCAGACGCTGGCCAACCTGTACCTGGCCATGGAGAACGACCTCACGATCATCCCGGTGCTCAACAAGATCGACCTCCCGTCGGCCGAACCGGATCGCTACGCGGCCGAGTTGTCGCAACTGATCGGCTGCGACGCCGACGATGTCCTCCGCACCAGTGGCAAGACCGGCGAGGGTGTCGGCGCGCTGCTCGACAGGGTCGTGAGGGACATCCCCGCTCCCGTGGGCGACGCCGATGCCCCGACGCGCGCCATGATCTTCGATTCCGTCTACGACAGTTACCGCGGCGTGGTGACGTACGTGCGCGTGATAGACGGGGCTCTCAAGCCGCGCGAGAAGATTGCGATGATGTCGACGCACGCTACGCACGACCTCCTCGAGATCGGCGTCATCAGCCCCGAGCCGGTCCCCACCAAGGGCCTTGGCGTGGGCGAGGTGGGCTACCTCATCACGGGTGTGAAGGATGTGCGTCAGTCCAAGGTGGGTGACACCGTCACCCTTGCGGCCCGCAGGGCCACCCAGTCGCTCCCTGGCTATCGGGAACCGCGCCCGATGGTCTATTCGGGGCTCTTCCCGCTCGACGGCTCGGACTTCCCTCTCCTACGCGATGCGCTCGACAAGCTGCAGCTGAACGATGCCTCCCTGGTCTACGAGCCCGAGAGTTCGGTGGCGCTCGGCTTTGGTTTCCGTTGCGGTTACTTGGGACTGCTGCACCTCGAGATCGTGCGCGACAGGCTCGAGCGCGAGTTCAACCTCGAGCTCATCTCGACCGCGCCGAACGTGGTGTACGAGGTCCAGATGGAGGACGGAAAGATCTTCACCGTCACCAACCCCTCGGAGTTTCCCGACGGCAAGATCAATGAGGTGCGCGAGCCCATCGTGAAGGCGACCATCCTGGTGCCGAGCGAGTTCATCGGCACCGTGATGGAACTGTGCCAGGAGCGCCGCGGCACCATGGGCACGATGAACTACCTAAGCGAGACCCGCGTGGAGATGCACTACACGCTCCCGCTCGCCGAGGTGGTGTTCGACTTCTTCGACCAGCTCAAGTCGCGCACGCGTGGCTACGGTTCCCTCGATTACGAGCCCGATGGCGACCAGGCGGCAGACCTGGTCAAGGTCGACATCCTGTTGCAGAGCGAGCCCGTCGACGCGTTCAGCGCCGTGGTGCACAAGGACGCGGCGTACAAGTACGGGCTGTCGATGGTGGGCAAACTCAAGGACCTGATCGACCGCCAGCAGTTCGAGGTGCCGATCCAGGCCGCGATCGGCTCGCGCATCATCGCGCGCGAGACCATCAGGGCCATGCGCAAGGATGTGCTCGCCAAGTGTTACGGCGGCGACATCTCGCGCAAGCGCAAGCTGCTCGAGAAGCAGAAGGCCGGTAAGAAGCGCATGAAAAACATCGGCTCTGTTGAGGTCCCGCCGGAGGCGTTCATCGCCGCGCTCAGTACGTCGGACGATGCCTCGGACAAGGGCAAGAAGAAGTAG
- the hemW gene encoding radical SAM family heme chaperone HemW has product MADAAAAPASAPEPERDFGVYVHVPFCSVRCGYCDFNTYAPGEVEGATREGYVDAALAEMGFARGVMGEDPRPASTVFFGGGTPTMLDAAALARLLDGVRETWGIAAGAEVTTEANPDSVSRESLAALAAAGFTRVSFGMQSAVPHVLATLERTHNPANVERAVGWAREAGLAVSLDLIYGTPGESLADWRTSLDTAIALAPDHVSAYSLVIEPATRMGGQLRRGEIAPTDPDTQADMYEAADDALAAAGYAWYEVSNWARTPADACQHNLAYWRSEDWWGIGPGAHSYLGPRVGATGEAIRATRWWNVKHPLAYSRRLADGDDPAQEREELDDDAVVLERIMLGVRLAEGLELDAVPSQRRAAVAGLVAAGLVDGHAAVGPGRRVVLTRKGRLLADAVIRELAP; this is encoded by the coding sequence GTGGCCGACGCGGCCGCCGCCCCCGCATCTGCGCCTGAACCAGAGCGCGACTTCGGCGTCTATGTTCACGTCCCCTTCTGCTCGGTCCGTTGCGGGTATTGCGATTTCAACACCTACGCGCCCGGCGAGGTCGAGGGCGCGACCCGCGAGGGATATGTGGACGCCGCACTGGCTGAGATGGGCTTCGCCCGCGGCGTGATGGGCGAGGACCCGCGCCCCGCTTCGACCGTCTTCTTCGGCGGCGGAACGCCCACAATGCTCGATGCGGCGGCGCTCGCAAGGCTGCTTGACGGCGTGCGCGAGACCTGGGGGATCGCCGCAGGCGCGGAGGTCACGACCGAGGCGAACCCCGATTCCGTGTCGCGAGAGTCCCTCGCCGCCCTCGCGGCGGCGGGATTCACGCGCGTGAGCTTCGGCATGCAGTCCGCCGTTCCGCACGTCTTGGCGACCCTGGAGCGCACGCACAACCCCGCCAACGTCGAACGCGCTGTCGGGTGGGCACGTGAGGCGGGGCTCGCGGTGAGCCTCGACCTGATCTACGGCACACCGGGGGAGTCGCTCGCCGACTGGCGCACCAGCCTCGACACCGCGATCGCCCTCGCACCCGACCACGTGAGCGCGTATTCGCTCGTGATCGAGCCCGCCACCCGCATGGGCGGCCAGCTGCGCAGGGGCGAGATCGCCCCCACCGACCCCGACACCCAGGCCGACATGTACGAGGCGGCCGACGACGCTCTCGCCGCCGCGGGCTATGCCTGGTACGAGGTGTCCAACTGGGCGCGCACTCCCGCCGACGCGTGCCAACACAACCTTGCGTATTGGCGTAGCGAGGATTGGTGGGGCATCGGCCCCGGCGCGCACTCATACCTGGGCCCGCGCGTCGGCGCCACCGGAGAGGCGATCCGCGCCACACGGTGGTGGAACGTGAAGCACCCTCTCGCCTACTCGCGGAGGCTAGCGGACGGGGACGACCCGGCCCAGGAGCGCGAGGAGCTCGACGACGACGCCGTCGTCCTGGAGCGCATCATGCTCGGCGTGCGCCTTGCAGAGGGGCTGGAACTCGACGCCGTGCCCTCGCAGCGCAGGGCCGCGGTGGCGGGACTGGTGGCGGCTGGATTGGTCGACGGCCACGCGGCGGTGGGGCCCGGGCGACGAGTCGTGCTGACGCGCAAAGGGCGCCTGCTCGCCGATGCCGTGATCAGGGAACTGGCGCCCTAG
- a CDS encoding DUF4870 domain-containing protein yields MNDTNTPPTGPPQPGGPYVPVAPAPMLESEARTWAMLAHIIAAVASVMSAGTIAFVAPLIIWLLYKDRSALVAFHGKQNLNLQITTLVFGAGAVVLGLVLFIVGLAITLPLWGLYVLYAFIISIVAGVKAYNGEYFRIPLSINFIK; encoded by the coding sequence ATGAACGACACCAACACGCCTCCCACGGGCCCGCCCCAACCTGGCGGCCCCTACGTCCCCGTCGCCCCCGCCCCGATGCTCGAATCCGAAGCGCGCACGTGGGCCATGCTGGCTCACATCATCGCGGCCGTTGCCTCGGTGATGAGCGCGGGCACGATCGCGTTCGTCGCGCCGCTGATCATCTGGCTCCTGTACAAGGACCGCAGCGCCCTCGTGGCCTTCCACGGCAAGCAGAACCTCAACCTGCAGATCACGACGCTCGTGTTTGGCGCGGGCGCCGTGGTGTTGGGCCTGGTGCTGTTCATCGTCGGCCTTGCCATCACACTGCCGCTGTGGGGGCTCTACGTGCTGTACGCCTTCATCATCTCGATCGTGGCCGGCGTGAAGGCCTACAACGGCGAGTACTTCCGGATCCCGCTGTCGATCAACTTCATCAAGTAG
- a CDS encoding DUF4870 domain-containing protein: protein MTEMPQPPAAQPAAPLSDSDARLYVTLAHVGNILFPGLAPLIMWLIGKDKSSFVNTEGKEALNFGILLVIAYIAGIILTVILIGILVILAAWIMSIIFGIQGAMKSNKGESYRYPFSLRLIK from the coding sequence ATGACTGAGATGCCCCAGCCCCCCGCAGCGCAACCCGCAGCACCGCTGTCCGACAGCGACGCTCGCCTCTATGTGACGCTTGCACACGTAGGCAACATCCTCTTTCCCGGTCTTGCGCCGCTCATCATGTGGCTCATTGGCAAGGACAAGAGCTCGTTCGTCAACACCGAGGGCAAGGAGGCCCTGAACTTTGGCATCCTGCTGGTGATCGCCTACATCGCGGGAATCATCCTCACCGTGATCCTCATCGGAATTCTCGTGATCCTGGCGGCATGGATCATGTCGATCATCTTCGGCATCCAGGGAGCGATGAAGTCCAACAAGGGCGAGAGCTACCGCTACCCGTTCAGCCTTCGCCTCATCAAGTAA
- a CDS encoding DUF4870 domain-containing protein produces MTYTAHEGPDTAKAGAAHLGAVVGPFIPLAVYFAERDRDEFAAGEASKAARFSTVLLAAFLAATAVRLFVPLVGFLGTLAQWVIPVVAIYFCLAGFKLARRGEPSNYPFQFKVEKTDD; encoded by the coding sequence ATGACCTACACCGCCCACGAGGGACCCGACACCGCGAAGGCGGGCGCCGCTCATTTGGGTGCCGTCGTGGGGCCCTTCATCCCCCTCGCCGTCTATTTCGCGGAGCGCGACCGCGACGAGTTCGCCGCAGGCGAGGCGTCCAAGGCCGCACGCTTCTCCACGGTGTTGCTGGCCGCCTTCCTCGCCGCAACTGCCGTGAGATTGTTCGTGCCTTTGGTGGGCTTTCTCGGTACATTGGCACAGTGGGTAATTCCCGTCGTGGCGATTTACTTCTGTTTGGCAGGCTTCAAGCTGGCGCGACGGGGAGAACCTTCAAACTATCCGTTCCAATTCAAAGTGGAGAAAACTGATGACTGA